In Candidatus Binatia bacterium, one DNA window encodes the following:
- a CDS encoding PilT/PilU family type 4a pilus ATPase produces MMQRMAAVDGLLNLLVAQGADTLTLVEGKAPELTRGGELKPLSMPPLGAELLQRFIAELRATGTSDRYVFAGKSGTVEFEVEIEEPHRMVFRRADVGQGVAAAAATATPASSATLAPGAGRTTPAAFAAAGTMASPAAPPPAAADPLATARFVELVTRAVVAEATDLFVSSATDARMRVSGELHELPASRFDEASLLALFALDDAQRARLDAHGSVDIGLHVEGHKLRVNVFRHRGGLAAAIRPLRRIRSLAELGLPPDLATLSELSDGLVLFVGPTGSGKSSTLAALLQHLNETRSRHVVTIEDPVEFEYVGQRCLFHQREVGRDVESFAAGLRAAMRESPDVILVGEMRDAETFAAALTAAETGHLVFSTLHSGSAAMAVDRIIDAFPPHQQDQVRGQLAGALRAIVTQVLLPGMQPGRLVPALERLHVTHAVAHKIREGRGHQIGDDIQTGRGDGMVTLEASLADLVRRSQITLATARSAARKPELLRELLQQ; encoded by the coding sequence ATGATGCAGCGCATGGCCGCGGTCGACGGACTTCTGAATCTGCTGGTCGCGCAGGGCGCCGACACGCTGACGCTCGTCGAGGGCAAGGCGCCCGAGCTGACGCGCGGCGGCGAGCTCAAGCCGCTGTCGATGCCGCCGCTCGGCGCCGAGCTGCTGCAGCGCTTCATCGCCGAGCTGCGCGCGACCGGAACGAGCGATCGCTACGTGTTCGCCGGCAAGAGCGGCACCGTCGAGTTCGAGGTCGAGATCGAGGAGCCGCACCGGATGGTGTTCCGGCGCGCCGACGTGGGGCAGGGCGTGGCCGCAGCGGCGGCGACGGCGACGCCGGCGTCCAGCGCCACGCTCGCTCCTGGCGCCGGTCGCACGACGCCCGCGGCGTTCGCGGCGGCCGGGACGATGGCTTCGCCCGCCGCCCCGCCGCCGGCCGCCGCCGACCCGCTCGCGACCGCGCGCTTCGTCGAGCTCGTCACCCGCGCCGTCGTCGCCGAGGCGACCGACCTCTTCGTGTCGAGCGCGACCGACGCGCGGATGCGCGTCTCGGGCGAGCTGCACGAGCTGCCGGCCTCGCGCTTCGACGAGGCGTCGCTGCTCGCGCTCTTCGCGCTCGACGACGCGCAGCGGGCGCGCCTCGACGCGCACGGCAGCGTCGACATCGGGCTGCACGTCGAGGGGCACAAGCTGCGGGTCAACGTGTTCCGGCACCGCGGCGGGCTCGCGGCGGCGATCCGGCCGCTGCGCCGCATCCGCTCGCTCGCCGAGCTCGGCCTGCCGCCCGATCTCGCGACGCTGAGCGAGCTCTCCGACGGCCTCGTGCTGTTCGTCGGCCCGACCGGCTCCGGCAAGTCGTCGACGCTCGCCGCGCTGCTGCAGCACCTCAACGAGACGCGCTCGCGCCACGTCGTGACCATCGAGGATCCGGTCGAGTTCGAGTACGTCGGCCAGCGCTGCCTCTTCCACCAGCGCGAGGTCGGGCGCGACGTCGAGAGCTTCGCGGCCGGTCTGCGCGCGGCGATGCGCGAGAGCCCGGACGTCATCCTGGTCGGCGAGATGCGCGACGCCGAGACCTTCGCCGCGGCGCTGACCGCGGCGGAGACCGGGCACCTGGTCTTCTCGACGTTGCACTCGGGCAGCGCCGCGATGGCCGTCGACCGCATCATCGACGCCTTTCCGCCGCACCAGCAGGACCAGGTGCGCGGTCAGCTCGCGGGCGCGCTGCGTGCGATCGTCACCCAGGTGCTGCTGCCGGGCATGCAGCCCGGCCGGCTCGTCCCGGCGCTCGAGCGGCTGCACGTCACGCACGCCGTCGCACACAAGATTCGTGAGGGACGCGGTCACCAGATCGGCGACGACATCCAGACCGGTCGCGGCGACGGCATGGTGACGCTCGAGGCGTCGCTCGCCGACCTCGTGCGACGCTCGCAGATCACGCTCGCGACCGCGCGCAGCGCGGCGCGCAAGCCCGAGCTGCTGCGCGAGCTGCTGCAGCAGTAG